ATCACCGACCATGTTAAACAGGTCGTGCCGCCATACGGCATTACCGGTTCTATCTATCGGGATCGATTTATAAAAATACGCAGTGTCTTCAACGTTGTTGTCTTGCTTCAGATAACCTGATTCATAAATCGTGTGCCCTTGCCCATCCTTCACCAAAAACTGTATCCATGCTTCATTAATATCGGTGGTACCGCCAGGAAAAGCATGTCCGACCTGGGCATTGGTCACTGCGACCTTAATATTAATCGTTTCTCCCAAATAAAAATAACCGGGCGCTTCGGTTGATTCGATCAGTTTAGGGTCAATAGGCTGATTACTCTCGGTGGCATCGGGTCGATTGGGACGATCAATAGTAATGCGCATCTGGTCTGCTCTTAAAAACCGGCGGATACGCTCCAATTGAGCCTGGTTTTGAGTAACCCAGGGGATAGCGGTGTTGGCTCCGATAGTAAAGTGTGTTTTGATAAAGCCATCCTGGTTGGCAGAAGGGTCCTTTCCCAATTCAAGTGGGAAATGGCAATCCTGACAGCGTCGCTGCCTGCCATTGGCAAAGTTTTGACGGGTTTGTCCGGAATAGGGACTGTTTAACCAGGCGGTATAGTCATCCTGCATTTTTACCCAGCCCCAGTTATTAAAATCCTTATCCATAAACTGGGCATGACAAGTCGCACAAAGTTCCGGCGTTGCCAATACCTGTCGGGCAAGATCGGCTTTATGCTGTTCAGGCTTTAGTCGTATTAGCAGGTTATGAATTAAGGTAGGCAAGGTTTGCTCTGAGCCTTCGAAAAGATAAGGTTCTGGCGGTTTAAAGCGGTAACTGGCTACGCCTTGAACATGTTCGACACGGTCGATACCATGGCAGCTCATGCAGCTTACACCCTCTTGCAGGTGCCCCGGTGTATCAAGCCTTCCGCCTTTGGTCAGTTGCCCGCTCAGTAAGGCGGTTGGTGCATGACAACCTTCGCAGTAACGAGTCGCGGCTATTCCTTTTTTTTCTGAGAGTAACTGGATATTGGTTTGATAGGTTTTATCAGAACCCGCCTGAGCATGGATTGAGGCTTTCCATTGTTGTGCAATTTCCAGATGGCAAGTTGCACAGCGTTCGGAATTCCCTAGCCGTTTTGCAT
Above is a window of Methylobacter sp. S3L5C DNA encoding:
- a CDS encoding multiheme c-type cytochrome, translating into MSELINPIKVERYLAKPLAALIIALVISGYFSLFLPGLSVVEQWTYLLHLLLGILVTLLLVPYIWVHFLRTLGLRRPWLSFSGLFSALVFLALAGSGVYIAMEGQSEALRWIFLGHIWLATITLILLALHIVFHTLSLSDRRKKNEPNRFPSLSGGLFKITIRLVLASILLVLLATGLYQIRENAFKDVSAIEPYDYSYGSQPFRPGQTETSTGGFFDAKRLGNSERCATCHLEIAQQWKASIHAQAGSDKTYQTNIQLLSEKKGIAATRYCEGCHAPTALLSGQLTKGGRLDTPGHLQEGVSCMSCHGIDRVEHVQGVASYRFKPPEPYLFEGSEQTLPTLIHNLLIRLKPEQHKADLARQVLATPELCATCHAQFMDKDFNNWGWVKMQDDYTAWLNSPYSGQTRQNFANGRQRRCQDCHFPLELGKDPSANQDGFIKTHFTIGANTAIPWVTQNQAQLERIRRFLRADQMRITIDRPNRPDATESNQPIDPKLIESTEAPGYFYLGETINIKVAVTNAQVGHAFPGGTTDINEAWIQFLVKDGQGHTIYESGYLKQDNNVEDTAYFYKSIPIDRTGNAVWRHDLFNMVGDSFKRIIPSGGTDITSYSFKVPDDVKGPLIISASLNYRKLNNQYARWALKDNKVELPVVEMAVASLLLPIKIKPEVTAIEP